A single region of the Triticum dicoccoides isolate Atlit2015 ecotype Zavitan chromosome 2B, WEW_v2.0, whole genome shotgun sequence genome encodes:
- the LOC119366697 gene encoding 5-epiaristolochene 1,3-dihydroxylase-like — MEGWFSLCFIALGTPLALWLLKLAGAGGKNKPHKHQLPPGPWTLPIIGSLHHVVSLVPHRQITQLCRRYGPMMHLKLGEVDAVVVSSAEAVAQVMKTNDLAFSTRPGTQMQDIAGYGGRGIIFAPYGDHWRQMHKVCIVELLSSMQVRRMESIRPEEVGNLLADIATAAAAGDSINISKKMMEVSNNVMSRAVFGGRFTQQDEYIRELDVVLTLLGGFCLVDLFPLLRLARWLSFGARRMKRSYSNMQCIIVNVIEERKAARAAGDGASSTHDEDLPDVLLRLQKDDSLAFPLTTESICAVLFDIFSGATDTTGTTLEWALSDLVRHPETMFKAQLEIRKLLFCMQPLDFRTYL; from the exons atggaggggtggttcagCTTGTGTTTCATTGCACTAGGCACAccgcttgccctttggcttctcaagctcgccggcgccggcggcaaGAACAAGCCACACAAGCACCAGCTGCCGCCAGGGCCATGGACACTCCCGATAATCGGCAGCCTCCACCACGTCGTTAGCCTCGTCCCACACCGGCAAATCACGCAGCTGTGTCGCCGATATGGGCCAATGATGCACCTGAAGCTAGGCGAGGTCGACGCCGTGGTGGTCTCCAGCGCCGAGGCGGTGGCGCAGGTGATGAAGACCAACGACCTCGCGTTCTCCACCAGGCCAGGCACGCAGATGCAGGACATCGCCGGCTATGGCGGCAGGGGCATCATCTTCGCCCCCTATGGCGACCACTGGCGCCAGATGCACAAGGTTTGCATTGTGGAGCTGCTCAGCTCCATGCAGGTCAGGCGCATGGAGAGCATCCGGCCAGAGGAGGTTGGCAACCTCCTGGCCGACATCGCCACTGCTGCGGCGGCCGGCGACAGCATCAACATCAGCAAGAAGATGATGGAGGTCAGCAACAATGTCATGTCGCGGGCGGTGTTCGGCGGCAGGTTCACGCAGCAGGACGAGTACATCCGCGAGTTAGACGTGGTGCTCACCCTGCTAGGCGGCTTCTGCCTCGTCGACCTCTTCCCATTGTTGCGGTTGGCGCGGTGGCTCAGCTTCGGCGCACGGCGCATGAAGAGGAGCTACAGCAACATGCAATGCATCATCGTCAATGTGATCGAGGAGCGCAAGGCCGCGCGAGCTGCTGGTGATGGCGCCTCAAGCACCCACGACGAGGACCTACCGGACGTGCTGCTCAGGCTACAGAAGGATGATTCGTTGGCATTTCCTCTAACCACAGAGAGCATATGCGCCGTCTTATTT GATATATTTTCTGGTGCCACAGATACGACGGGAACAACTTTGGAATGGGCTCTGTCAGATCTCGTCCGTCATCCTGAAACAATGTTTAAGGCTCAACTAGAGATAAGAAAATTACTAT TCTGCATGCAACCTTTGGATTTCAGAACTTACCTCTAG